The following proteins are co-located in the Paludibaculum fermentans genome:
- a CDS encoding BON domain-containing protein, giving the protein MKSTKALIGGALTAMLWVAPAFAQKQDEDPIAAAQKTQTPQSVLQMARQVEKEILSLTDYGVFDSITYQIKDYTVTLRGFASRPILKDSAERVVKKIEGVTNVMNEIKVLSLSPNDDVIRARTYVAIYYHPILSRYNPGRGTPLWISPARVAGGITNDPPIGWHPIHIIVNNGNVTLDGVVDNAADQQVAVMQANSVPGVFSVENHIQVTNPSKPKAVKVKK; this is encoded by the coding sequence ATGAAAAGCACGAAAGCTCTAATCGGCGGCGCCCTCACTGCCATGCTGTGGGTCGCCCCTGCCTTTGCACAGAAGCAGGATGAGGATCCCATCGCGGCGGCCCAGAAAACGCAGACTCCGCAGTCGGTACTGCAGATGGCCCGCCAGGTAGAGAAGGAGATTCTGTCGCTCACTGATTACGGTGTCTTCGACAGCATCACTTACCAGATTAAGGACTACACGGTAACATTGCGAGGTTTCGCGTCCCGGCCGATCTTGAAAGATTCAGCGGAGCGCGTGGTGAAGAAGATTGAAGGCGTCACCAATGTGATGAACGAGATTAAAGTCTTGTCCCTGTCTCCGAATGATGACGTGATTCGCGCTCGCACCTATGTGGCGATTTACTATCACCCGATTCTCAGCCGTTACAATCCCGGCCGCGGCACCCCGCTGTGGATCAGCCCGGCGCGCGTGGCTGGCGGCATTACCAACGATCCGCCCATCGGCTGGCATCCGATTCACATCATCGTGAACAACGGCAATGTCACGCTGGATGGAGTCGTGGACAATGCGGCCGATCAGCAGGTGGCGGTGATGCAGGCCAACAGCGTGCCTGGCGTCTTCTCGGTGGAAAACCACATCCAGGTGACGAACCCCAGCAAGCCCAAGGCCGTCAAGGTCAAGAAGTAA
- a CDS encoding pseudouridine synthase: MPVRKTEMDSKDIQPHRHLLFYKPYGVLTQFTDESGTGRPTLKDFIDVPGVFAAGRLDADSEGLLLLTSDGALQHRLTDPRFEHPRTYWAQVEGTPTPEAVAALCQGVEIQGRKTRPAQVRMLEGEPSLPPRDPPIRFRRLIPTAWLELILTEGRNRQVRRMTAAAGLPTLRLVRVGIGKLTIEGLAPGVWRDLTGAELIALAKPARNAATVRNTPLIEGVPGRRLVDPATVKRGPSTPGRFRRG; encoded by the coding sequence ATGCCCGTACGGAAGACCGAAATGGACTCCAAGGACATTCAGCCGCACCGCCACCTGCTGTTCTACAAACCTTACGGGGTGCTGACCCAGTTCACCGACGAGAGCGGCACCGGCCGTCCGACGTTGAAGGACTTCATCGACGTGCCCGGCGTGTTTGCCGCCGGCCGGTTGGACGCGGACAGCGAAGGACTGCTACTGCTCACTAGCGATGGCGCGCTGCAACATCGCCTGACCGATCCGCGCTTTGAGCATCCCAGAACGTACTGGGCCCAGGTGGAGGGGACGCCCACTCCGGAAGCCGTGGCCGCCTTGTGCCAGGGCGTCGAGATCCAGGGCCGCAAGACCCGTCCTGCCCAGGTACGAATGCTCGAGGGCGAGCCGTCGCTGCCGCCGCGCGATCCGCCCATCCGTTTCCGCCGCCTGATTCCGACCGCCTGGCTCGAGTTGATCCTCACCGAAGGGCGCAACCGCCAGGTACGCCGCATGACAGCCGCCGCGGGCCTGCCGACGCTGCGACTGGTCCGCGTGGGCATCGGCAAGCTGACCATCGAGGGCCTGGCGCCCGGCGTCTGGCGCGACCTCACTGGCGCCGAGTTGATTGCCCTGGCCAAGCCCGCCCGGAATGCGGCGACCGTCAGGAACACCCCCCTCATCGAGGGCGTACCGGGCCGCCGGCTTGTGGATCCAGCCACCGTCAAGCGCGGCCCTTCGACGCCCGGGCGCTTCCGCCGCGGATAA
- a CDS encoding alpha/beta hydrolase, with the protein MKLHAAALVLLACSTLWAAPPPAATDLKDVEFAKPAGVSLTLDAWIPASAKAQPAVILVHGGGWNAGTKRTYINPWFPTLTDAGIAWFTINYRLAPQWKYPAAVEDVEAAVTWVQANAKKWNIDPKRIALMGESAGGHLVALAGARGKVKVKTVVDFYGLNDLPLINQQRGKSKNLEQFLPDGSDATYKAASPATYIHKKMPPFLFIHGTADKAVPWQQSPAMCDQMKAAGARCEVLLIEGAPHGVEGMEKDPAWHTWKPKVVEWLKRELR; encoded by the coding sequence ATGAAACTCCATGCCGCCGCCCTCGTCCTGCTGGCTTGCTCTACGTTGTGGGCCGCTCCGCCACCAGCCGCCACTGACCTGAAGGATGTCGAGTTCGCCAAGCCGGCCGGGGTCTCGCTCACCCTCGATGCGTGGATCCCGGCCAGCGCCAAGGCGCAGCCGGCCGTCATCCTGGTGCACGGCGGAGGGTGGAACGCGGGCACCAAGCGGACGTACATCAATCCGTGGTTCCCCACTCTGACCGACGCGGGCATCGCCTGGTTCACCATCAACTACCGTCTGGCGCCGCAGTGGAAATACCCGGCGGCGGTGGAAGATGTGGAAGCCGCGGTGACTTGGGTCCAGGCCAATGCGAAGAAGTGGAACATCGATCCCAAACGCATCGCCCTCATGGGCGAATCGGCGGGCGGGCACCTGGTGGCGTTGGCGGGCGCACGCGGCAAGGTCAAGGTGAAGACGGTAGTCGATTTCTATGGTCTGAATGATCTGCCGCTCATCAACCAGCAGCGCGGCAAATCGAAGAACCTCGAGCAGTTCCTGCCCGATGGCAGCGACGCCACCTACAAGGCCGCCTCACCGGCCACTTACATCCATAAGAAGATGCCGCCCTTCCTGTTCATTCACGGCACGGCGGACAAGGCTGTCCCGTGGCAGCAGTCGCCCGCTATGTGCGACCAGATGAAGGCTGCGGGCGCGCGCTGTGAGGTGCTGCTGATCGAAGGCGCTCCGCACGGCGTGGAGGGTATGGAGAAGGATCCCGCCTGGCACACCTGGAAGCCCAAGGTTGTCGAGTGGCTGAAGCGGGAACTGCGCTAA
- a CDS encoding cytosine permease has translation MLPDYLSKAVPNPVSNRAPWYKNTAPSYAGVFLWIAFYNSIAAGTITRGTLTVCLLALAAAGLLSYALYYYVPAILGMKTGYPLYVIGSSTFGTRGGYAMPGLLMGLLQVGWLAVGTFFATKFVLTALGIEAKAGTMPFIVTGVIWGYLMAWIGVMGIQYVARIATFLNFIPLLMILVVFVKVSPGISGHVPSEPNSFVAFTMLLQIVIGFFATAGAAGTDFGSNARNTSDVKWGGLVGIVAAIMIAGGLPLVSVAGARVMMPNVQGYNYDAVVSGIGGPLATAMFFLFTLASIPPACFSSFIAGNSFSTMLPGVSRMGSTMAGMTVAIILAVSGVAENLVGFFTIVGASFGPICGAMAADYFLSGKKWAGPREGINWAGYGAWAVGFFVGIIPFLPVSKEVQEFSQPAVLYSFITGFVVYAALAKAGLEPKTVAMPR, from the coding sequence ATGCTGCCTGACTACCTCTCCAAAGCCGTACCCAACCCCGTCTCGAATCGGGCCCCGTGGTACAAAAACACCGCTCCCAGTTATGCAGGCGTCTTCCTCTGGATCGCCTTCTACAACTCCATCGCCGCCGGAACCATCACGCGCGGCACACTGACGGTCTGCCTGCTGGCCCTGGCCGCGGCTGGCCTGCTGAGCTACGCCCTGTACTACTATGTGCCGGCCATCCTCGGCATGAAGACCGGGTACCCGCTGTACGTGATCGGCAGCTCCACGTTCGGCACGCGCGGCGGCTACGCCATGCCCGGATTGCTGATGGGCCTGCTGCAGGTGGGCTGGCTGGCGGTGGGCACGTTCTTTGCCACGAAGTTCGTCCTGACGGCGCTGGGCATCGAGGCCAAGGCGGGGACCATGCCGTTCATTGTGACGGGCGTCATCTGGGGCTACCTGATGGCGTGGATCGGGGTGATGGGCATCCAGTACGTCGCGCGCATCGCCACGTTCCTAAACTTCATTCCGCTGCTGATGATCCTGGTCGTCTTCGTGAAAGTCTCGCCGGGCATCTCCGGTCACGTGCCGTCCGAGCCGAACTCGTTCGTCGCCTTCACGATGCTGCTGCAGATCGTCATCGGCTTCTTCGCGACAGCCGGAGCCGCCGGCACAGACTTCGGCAGCAACGCCCGCAACACCAGCGATGTGAAATGGGGCGGACTGGTGGGCATCGTCGCCGCCATCATGATTGCCGGCGGACTCCCGCTGGTCTCGGTCGCCGGGGCCCGCGTGATGATGCCGAACGTCCAGGGCTACAACTACGACGCCGTGGTTTCCGGCATCGGCGGACCGCTGGCCACGGCCATGTTCTTCCTGTTCACGCTGGCTTCGATCCCGCCCGCCTGCTTCTCGTCGTTCATCGCCGGCAACAGCTTCTCCACCATGCTGCCGGGCGTCTCGCGCATGGGCTCGACCATGGCGGGCATGACCGTTGCCATCATCCTGGCCGTCAGTGGCGTGGCCGAGAACCTCGTCGGCTTCTTCACCATCGTCGGAGCCTCATTCGGCCCCATCTGCGGAGCCATGGCCGCCGACTACTTCCTCTCGGGCAAGAAGTGGGCCGGTCCGCGCGAAGGCATCAACTGGGCCGGCTACGGCGCCTGGGCCGTGGGCTTCTTCGTGGGCATCATCCCGTTCCTGCCGGTGAGCAAGGAAGTGCAGGAGTTCTCGCAGCCGGCGGTGCTCTACAGCTTCATCACCGGTTTCGTGGTCTACGCGGCGCTGGCCAAGGCCGGCCTGGAGCCGAAGACCGTCGCGATGCCGCGCTAG
- a CDS encoding anti-sigma factor family protein: MHQPIEDGLEDFLSGKVDSHRYQGLERHLSVCAECRDEVGQLVEQVTLLRTLRAPADAEPAPGFYARVMDRIEAQTGNSFWSIFLEPAFGKRLMYASLALFVVLTSAVFQTNSSSTATESDPMTIMAGYDLPHASGDDPRHDREVVLVNLATYSTGATASALPVSSD, from the coding sequence ATGCATCAGCCCATCGAGGACGGACTTGAAGACTTCCTCTCCGGTAAGGTGGATTCGCATCGATACCAGGGTCTGGAACGTCATCTGAGCGTGTGCGCGGAGTGTCGGGACGAAGTGGGTCAATTGGTTGAACAGGTGACCCTGCTCCGGACGCTGCGTGCCCCGGCGGATGCCGAGCCGGCACCGGGTTTCTACGCCCGGGTCATGGATCGCATCGAAGCCCAAACCGGCAATTCGTTCTGGTCTATTTTCCTGGAGCCGGCCTTCGGCAAACGGCTCATGTACGCCTCACTGGCTCTGTTCGTAGTCCTCACCTCGGCTGTGTTCCAGACGAATTCCAGCTCCACAGCGACCGAGAGCGATCCCATGACGATCATGGCCGGCTACGATTTGCCGCATGCCAGCGGCGACGATCCTCGCCACGATCGCGAAGTGGTTTTGGTGAACCTGGCGACTTACAGTACCGGCGCCACCGCTTCGGCTCTGCCCGTCTCGTCCGACTAG